One window of Arvicola amphibius chromosome 6, mArvAmp1.2, whole genome shotgun sequence genomic DNA carries:
- the LOC119817168 gene encoding PRAME family member 12-like — MNRGGKSGILKVFCLKGFIPLLFSTASAYLHVRMSSPPTLQKLARKSLLKNEALATASLKKLPKAFFPPLFKDAFTGRQTDIIRAMVAAWPYPCLPVGALTKTPNLKTLKAVLRGLDLLINQKDRPITCKLQELDLRDAQHDFWNFWVETEDGVCSPDVNNETQPMVHGPRQGEKQVVTVWMNLSLETSHLSKYLKYFYWWAKQRKDVVQVMCPKLEFWATPLYNPLILLEVFEPSSIGEFVVNGCWTLRTLVMIAPGLVQMKNLQKILLNGIFTPLEWFGNHKMVEECITEIIYQIPELKKIQHLQLNNVCFLKERLDQVLRCLESPLETLSITRCSLSNADMSYLSQCPSIHKLKHLDLSGVTFLNLDHLLLARLLERLTATLQTLRLKGCMILDYQISALLPALSQCTQLIEINFMNNFLSVASLKQLLQHTAKLTLLTLEIYPAPDEVYDDIGDVHPDRFNQHCSELMETLRGIRQPKEVCFVSKRCLDCQEFCVYNVATSLCSCWQ, encoded by the exons ATGAACAGAGGAGGAAAAAGTGGCATTCTAAAGGTGTTTTGTCTGAAAGGCTTTATTCCTCTGCTTTTTTCCACAGCATCTGCCTACTTGCACGTCAGGATGAGCTCCCCACCCACACTGCAGAAGTTGGCCAGAAAAAGTCTGTTAAAGAATGAAGCCTTGGCCACTGCTTCTCTGAAGAAGCTGCCCAAGGCTTTCTTTCCACCACTGTTCAAAGACGCCTTCactggcagacagacagacatcataAGGGCAATGGTGGCAGCCTGGCCCTACCCATGCCTCCCTGTCGGAGCCCTTACGAAGACTCCCAACCTGAAGACCTTGAAGGCTGTGCTGAGGGGCCTGGATTTGCTGATTAACCAAAAGGATCGACCTAT CACTTGCAAACTCCAAGAGCTAGATTTGCGGGATGCCCAACATGACTTCTGGAACTTTTGGGTAGAAACAGAGGATGGTGTCTGCTCCCCAGATGTCAATAATGAGACCCAACCCATGGTGCATGGTCCCAGACAAGGGGAAAAACAGGTTGTGACTGTGTGGATGAACCTTTCCCTCGAGACCAGCCATCTCAGTAAATACCTAAAATACTTCTATTGGTGGGCCAAGCAGAGAAAAGATGTGGTTCAGGTGATGTGTCCAAAGCTGGAGTTCTGGGCCACCCCTCTCTACAACCCCCTAATCCTGCTGGAGGTATTTGAGCCAAGCTCTATAGGGGAATTCGTAGTGAATGGATGTTGGACCTTGAGAACCCTTGTGATGATAGCCCCTGGCCTGGTACAGATGAAAAACCTTCAGAAAATCCTTCTCAATGGAATCTTCACACCTTTGGAGTGGTTTGGAAACCACAAGATGGTCGAAGAGTGTATTACAGAGATCATTTACCAGATACcagaactcaaaaagatccagcATCTCCAACTGAATAATGTCTGCTTCCTGAAAGAACGACTGGATCAAGTACTCAG GTGCTTGGAGAGTCCCTTGGAGACCCTTTCAATCACTCGATGCTCGCTATCAAATGCAGACATGAGTTATCTGTCCCAGTGTCCAAGCATCCACAAGCTCAAACATCTGGATCTAAGTGGTGTAACCTTTTTAAATTTAGACCATCTACTTCTAGCAAGGCTGCTAGAGAGACTGACAGCTACTCTGCAGACATTACGATTGAAGGGTTGTATGATCTTGGATTACCAGATTAGTGCCCTCTTGCCTGCCCTGAGCCAGTGCACCCAGCTCATTGAGATTAATTTTATGAATAACTTCCTGTCTGTGGCCAGCCTGAAGCAGCTGCTGCAGCACACTGCAAAACTGACTCTGCTCACCTTGGAAATATACCCCGCCCCTGATGAGGTCTATGATGACATTGGTGATGTCCATCCAGACAGGTTTAATCAACACTGCAGTGAGCTCATGGAAACTCTGAGGGGTATAAGACAGCCGAAAGAGGTCTGCTTTGTGAGTAAGAGATGTCTAGATTGTCAGGAATTCTGTGTCTATAATGTGGCAACCTCTCTATGTTCATGTTGGCAATAA